atcaaaCACTTCCTCACTATCACTCTCGTTTTGAAATTCGGATTCCGTAACTTCCAaatcgtgagtgatatagagattgtcatcatcagattccagaacagtgatatccaaagggtcaaataattttacttTTGGCCTTCTGAAAGAATTAAGAAATTCGagacaataagtaaatagacaCATGAATGAGCGGCATGATAAAACAAACTATGCACTttcataaaacttcaaatcaaaacGGAAACAAGCTAAAACATAAGTGCAAAAGATACTTTCATTGAACTatttacatatgcaagaaaagttTTCATGAACTTTAATAAATGACAACCCCCTGTAGATTTACCGAAACTCGTTTCGCACGGGGAAGTACTCGGCGGTCCAGTTGTGTATAGCTCCTTGGGGAATGTCTGGGAATTCGGCATCATCTGACGGGCCATTTTGGGATATTGCTCCCACAAACAAATGAGTCAAGCTTGTCTCCACTTCGTCAATTGGACTGAACTCAGACGTAATGACTTCAGCTGGCTTTGGAAAGGTATAGCGTAATGGCGGAATGTCTAAAGCACCTAACTTGCCTTCCTTTTCTGCCCTTTTGCGTGCTTTCATCTCCTGTATATCCCTAGCAGTTGGACGGAATCCCAAACCAAATTGGTCCTTCTTTTCGATGAGTTCCACGGGCTTCAGCATGCCTTGCAGATTGCGTCCCAACCCCTTATCAAATTCATATCCTCCGCGAATCATCTCCTTGgccatcatgacactggccGCTGGCAAAAATATTTTGTCTTTTGAGTCCTTACTTGTTACCCAACTCACGGAGACAATATCAACTGCACGATAGGAAGACACAGAGGCATTTCGGTCACCATCCTCCTCGGGCTCGGAATCGGCAATTACAATGCAATCTTCTTCAGCAAAAATGGTTATCAGCTGGTCATTTACCACGAATTTCAATACTTGATGCAAGGAAGAGGGCACAGCGCCCGAGCTATGAATCCACGGTCGCCCGAGTAAAACATTATAGACACTGGGAAAGTGCATAACTTGGCAAGCTATCTGAAATTGAGCGGGCCCCATTTCGACCACCAAATTTACTTCCCATATGGGCTCCCTTTGGGCTCCGTCAAATCCTCGTACTACGGTTTCTGAGGGTTTTAATCTAACATCTTGCAGCCCTAACTTCACCAACGTGCTCCAAGGACAAATATTGAGGGCAGACCCATTGTCGATCAATACTTTAGGCAACATTTTTCCATTGCACCTCACAGCTACATATAAGGCTTTATTATGACCAGTTCCTTCCGCAGGCAGCTCTTCATCAGAAAAAGTGATTTGTTTAGCAGCCAATACATTTTCAACCATGTGCGAGAAATTGTCAACCGAAATATCCTTAGGAATACGAGCCTTAGTCAACACTTCAAGTAATGCATCCCTATGCAAGTCGGAGGAGAAAAGCAAGTCTAAGATGGAAATTTGGGCAGGCATTTTGTTCAGCTGCTCAACCACATTATATTCACTTCTCTTAAGCCTCTTGAGAAAATCCCACGCTTTTCTTTCGGTCACTGCAAGTTTGGTAGTCGGCTCACGATTGCTTACTTGAACTGGGGCGCTAGCAGCGGATGGACTTGTAATCATCCCTGACCTCGTAACAAGAGACACTTCTTCCTTCAAAACTGGTTTACCTCCGATTTGCAAAATGGGCTCACTATAATTCCACGGCACTTGTCGTAGACTTAAAACTGGCACTTGTTCTGGGAATTCAATTATCACAGGTTCTAAGGCCGCACTTTCGGATGGAGTTAGGTCTAAAATGAAGGGTCTTTTGTCTTCCTCATACGATGCCTTCTCTATCACAAAAGGTTGGTCCATTATCCCAAATACTTCTGTCTCATTTGACACGCTTCGGACAAGCTCCTCAAATTCCTTATCATCCATAATAACTCCGACAGTATCAGGGTGCTCCGGCAAGGGGTTCTTGCTCACATTTGGTCCTTGCTCTTCTCTTTTCCTAACCACGATTTCTCCTGCTTCGAGCATGTCTTGAACCCTATGTTTAAGGAGTCGACAATTGGCCGTGGAGTGACCAGGCGCtcctgaatgataagcacaagtAGCCTGTGGATTATACCCAGTTGGCATGCCATAcgggtaagttggagggggaatcacaccTATTTTACCGGTAGCCTTTAATTGCTCATACAACTGATCCAAAGGCCTGCCAAGGTTGGTGAATGTTCGAGCACGattttgattgtaggtttcagtaGGTTGGGGGTAGTTGTAGGTGGGTCTGTTTGGTGGGGgaaatctttggtggtaaggaggtcgaggatgagtttGTTGAAAGTTAGGTTGAGATACTTGTAAAGGGGCCGTAGGTGGGTTGGCGTAGTTTGGGCGAGGTCGGGGGCGCGAGATATTGGTATTGTAGACAGGGTAAGGATTTGGATAGTAGGGATAGGGTGAATATGTTGGTTTATGTTGAAATCGGGGTCTTGGTGTAGGGTTTTCATCCCATATGAAGGC
This Coffea arabica cultivar ET-39 chromosome 3e, Coffea Arabica ET-39 HiFi, whole genome shotgun sequence DNA region includes the following protein-coding sequences:
- the LOC113737475 gene encoding uncharacterized protein, encoding MTGSSFAAIVNKLEEYDDFVRAGKIVNVSALKSQLDALQGQGSSGKKPQFKKEEGEAAFIWDENPTPRPRFQHKPTYSPYPYYPNPYPVYNTNISRPRPRPNYANPPTAPLQVSQPNFQQTHPRPPYHQRFPPPNRPTYNYPQPTETYNQNRARTFTNLGRPLDQLYEQLKATGKIGVIPPPTYPYGMPTGYNPQATCAYHSGAPGHSTANCRLLKHRVQDMLEAGEIVVRKREEQGPNVSKNPLPEHPDTVGVIMDDKEFEELVRSVSNETEVFGIMDQPFVIEKASYEEDKRPFILDLTPSESAALEPVIIEFPEQVPVLSLRQVPWNYSEPILQIGGKPVLKEEVSLVTRSGMITSPSAASAPVQVSNREPTTKLAVTERKAWDFLKRLKRSEYNVVEQLNKMPAQISILDLLFSSDLHRDALLEVLTKARIPKDISVDNFSHMVENVLAAKQITFSDEELPAEGTGHNKALYVAVRCNGKMLPKVLIDNGSALNICPWSTLVKLGLQDVRLKPSETVVRGFDGAQREPIWEVNLVVEMGPAQFQIACQVMHFPSVYNVLLGRPWIHSSGAVPSSLHQVLKFVVNDQLITIFAEEDCIVIADSEPEEDGDRNASVSSYRAVDIVSVSWVTSKDSKDKIFLPAASVMMAKEMIRGGYEFDKGLGRNLQGMLKPVELIEKKDQFGLGFRPTARDIQEMKARKRAEKEGKLGALDIPPLRYTFPKPAEVITSEFSPIDEVETSLTHLFVGAISQNGPSDDAEFPDIPQGAIHNWTAEYFPVRNEFR